In Sphaeramia orbicularis chromosome 5, fSphaOr1.1, whole genome shotgun sequence, a genomic segment contains:
- the LOC115419935 gene encoding protein ATP6V1FNB, translating to MPSLLTTQSQNCYREQIQKEMLTRLAWKNRYAKLFPSNIPETTTETTQPPEGKWTVLPPVWTRGKETALPPPPPPLPPLSAEVKRSVPPPMRPASPQTRLSLYQDSHQGKGRSQYLWRRGQMKPEEKFDFPLLTSWEYGWRLDNYTLDYRTPCCARSSVVKNTFYARNGVFNSPSATDTLG from the exons ATGCCTTCCCTGTTAACAACCCAAAGCCAGAACTGCTACAGAGAGCAGATCCAGAAGGAGATGTTGACCCGTTTGGCCTGGAAGAACCGTTACGCCAAACTGTTCCCGTCCAACATACCTGAAACCACCACAGAGACAACACAGCCTCCCGAAGGAAAATG GACTGTCCTTCCTCCTGTTTGGACACGTGGGAAGGAGAccgccctccctcctcctcctcctcctcttcctcctctgtctgCAGAGGTGAAACGCAGTGTTCCTCCTCCGATGAGGCCGGCTTCCCCTCAGACCAGACTGTCTCTGTATCAGGACTCACACCAG GGGAAGGGTCGAAGTCAGTACCTGTGGAGGCGTGGCCAAATGAAACCTGAGGAGAAGTTTGACTTTCCTCTGCTGACGTCCTGGGAGTACGGCTGGAGGCTCG ATAACTACACTTTGGATTACAGAACTCCATGCTGTGCCCGGTCTTCAGTGGTGAAGAACACCTTCTATGCCAGGAACGGAGTGTTCAACAGCCCATCAGCCACAGACACACTGGGATAA